The Brachyhypopomus gauderio isolate BG-103 chromosome 7, BGAUD_0.2, whole genome shotgun sequence genome has a window encoding:
- the adam22 gene encoding disintegrin and metalloproteinase domain-containing protein 22 isoform X4 — MAYASAIRSGAPGPGEEDVKVHMIYKSPGFQPPEDYVPPLDLAESPFQNLPPFPGAGHRRKKRHVSRMSRSVQDETKYIELMVINDHLMFKKHRLSVGQTNNYAKSVVNMADLIFKEQLNTRIVLVAMETWAADNRFNINDDDPMITLREFMKYRRDFIKEKSDSVHLFSGNRFHSSWGGASYMGGVCSLTKGGGVNEYGKTEEMAITLAQSLGQNVGIFSDKKRILNGECKCDDKWTGCIMDDVGFYLPKRFSDCNVEEYHNFLNSGGGACLFNKPSKLLDPPECGNGFVEPGEECDCGSPAECAREGDNCCKKCSLTQGSKCSNGLCCNNCQMHFMGMLCREAVNDCDIPENCTGNSSQCPPNVHKMDGYTCEKDQGRCFNGRCKTKDKQCKYIWGEKATSADKFCYEKLNIEGTEKGNCGKDKDTWIQCKKQDVQCGYLLCSNISPAPRLGELQGGLTSFSVAQHSASLDCSGGHVVIDGDTDLGYVEDGTACGTERICFNHKCLPVQEFNFSTCPGTNDRVICSGHGVCSNELKCVCYLGWAGEDCNSTSPLSYMMIRPTVPVTRFTGTNIIIGAIAGSILVLAFILAISAWGYKNYRQRQYAESEVHRRFCRQMPPGDYVKKPGDGDSFYSDVPQGVSSNSGGSSKKRSAYLSHLQIYTSIPSISQNISLFGFRSNGLSHSWSERIPDAKHISDICENGRPRSNSWQGHISGGRKKLKGKKFRPRSNSTETLSPAKSPSSSTGSIASSRRYPYPMPPLPDEERKANRQSARLWETSI; from the exons GAGGACGTCAAGGTGCACATGATTTATAAGTCTCCTGGTTTCCAGCCTCCAGAAGACTATGTCCCACCAC TTGACCTCGCTGAATCACCATTCCAAAACCTTCCGCCCTTCCCTGGTGCAGGTCACAGGAGAAAAAAGAGAcat GTATCAAGAATGTCCCGCAGTGTCCAAGATGAGACTAAATACATTGAGCTGATGGTTATTAATGATCACCTGATG TTCAAGAAGCACAGACTATCAGTTGGACAAACAAACAACTACGCGAAGTCAGTTGTGAACATGGCTGATTTG ATCTTTAAAGAGCAGCTGAACACTAGAATTGTcctggttgccatggaaacGTGGGCAGCAGACAACAGGTTCAATATAAATGATGATGACCCCATGATCACGCTTCGAGAGTTCATGAAATACAGAAGAGATTTCATCAAGGAGAAGAGTGACTCTGTCCATCTCTTCTC GGGCAACCGTTTCCATAGCAGCTGGGGAGGAGCCTCTTATATGGGAGGGGTCTGTTCATTGACTAAAGGAGGAGGAGTTAATGAG TATGGAAAAACAGAGGAGATGGCTATCACTCTGGCACAGTCACTTGGACAGAACGTTGGTATTTTCTCTGACAAGAAAAGGATTCTAAATG GGGAGTGCAAGTGTGATGACAAGTGGACTGGCTGCATAATGGATGATGTTGG CTTCTACCTACCCAAGCGTTTCTCCGACTGCAATGTGGAGGAGTACCACAACTTCCTGAACAGTGGTGGCGGAGCGTGTCTCTTCAACAAGCCCTCCAAG CTCCTGGATCCTCCGGAGTGTGGGAACGGCTTCGTGGAGCCAGGAGAGGAGTGTGACTGTGGAAGCCCAGCG GAGTGTGCTCGAGAAGGGGATAACTGCTGTAAAAAGTGCTCTTTGACTCAAGGCTCGAAATGCAGTAACGGGCTCTGCTGTAATAACTGTCAG ATGCACTTTATGGGTATGTTATGTAGAGAGGCAGTAAATGACTGCGATATACCAGAAAATTGCACCGGGAACTCCAGCCAG tgCCCTCCAAATGTACACAAAATGGATGGCTACACTTGTGAAAAAGATCAG GGACGGTGTTTTAATGGCAGATGTAAAACAAAAGACAAGCAGTGCAAGTATATCTGGGGAGAGA AGGCAACATCTGCAGATAAGTTCTGCTACGAGAAGCTCAACATTGAGGGGACGGAGAAGGGGAATTGTGGGAAGGACAAGGACACGTGGATTCAGTGCAAAAAGCA ggatGTACAGTGCGGGTACCTGCTGTGCTCCAACATCTCACCTGCTCCCAGACTCGGGGAGCTGCAGGGAGGCCTGACCTCCTTTTCTGTAGCTCAACACAGTGCATCACTGGACTGCag tggaggtcACGTGGTGATCGATGGAGACACTGATTTGGGTTATGTGGAAGACGGCACAGCGTGTGGTACTGAACGCATCTGCTTCAACCACAAATGCCTCCCAGTGCAAGAGTTCAACTTCAGCACCTGTCCCGGAACAAACGACCGGGTCATCTGCTCTGGACATGGC GTGTGCAGTAAtgagctgaagtgtgtgtgttacctgggcTGGGCAGGGGAAGACTGCAACTCCACATCTCCTCTCAGCTACATGATGATACGGCCCACAGTCCCAGTTACAC GTTTCACCGGCACCAACATCATCATCGGCGCCATTGCTGGCTCCATTCTCGTCCTGGCGTTTATACTGGCCATCTCTGCTTGGGGCTACAA GAACTACAGACAACGGCAGTACGCAGAATCCGAAGTCCATCGAAGATTCTGTCG GCAAATGCCGCCGGGTGACTATGTGAAGAAGCCGGGCGACGGGGACTCGTTCTACAGCGACGTGCCCCAGGGTGTGAGCTCCAACTCTGGGGGCAGCTCCAAGAAGAGGTCCGCCTACCTGTCACACCTGCAGATCTACACCTCCATTCCCTCCATCAGCCAAAACATCTCACTGTTCGGCTTCAG GTCCAATGGCTTGTCTCATTCCTGGAGCGAGAGAATCCCAGATGCCAAACATATTTCCGATATCTGTGAAAACGGACGACCCAGGAGCAATTCATGGCAAG GGCATATCAGCGGCGGCCGTAAGAAGCTGAAAGGGAAGAAGTTCCGCCCTCGCTCCAACTCCACAGA AACGCTGTCGCCAGCTAAGTCCCCCTCGTCCTCCACCGGCTCCATCGCGTCCAGCCGAAGATACCCGTACCCCATGCCCCCGCTCCCGGACGAAGAGAGGAAGGCAAACAGACAGAGCGCCAGG CTGTGGGAGACATCGATATAA
- the cldn12 gene encoding claudin-12 — MSCRDIHATNAFAFIIALLSIGGLAVATVIPQWRTTRLLTFNRNARNITVYDGLWTKCVRQDSYSGCYYFDSEWYTKVDQLDLRLLQFCLPAGLFFSGLALLICLTGMCKTACCSKTPDNVKTSRCLVNSSGCHLVAGVLLLLAGALAMPPSVWFLFHTRALSQRYADMFAVEFAVYVAIGSAGGLVFASLLMFMWYCMCKKLPSPFWLPLPEVPDLTPGLSAQPLVANGLPAPVTYAPQSFPPAVLDAPSFVPMQGYPQGVPSQPVPPQVYMAQMSVPDGYGSEAGASQAYSYAPSQTYAPSQTYAPSQSYAGGTQRYAGHRHSSRSRHSGLEIDIPLLTE, encoded by the exons ATGTCTTGTCGTGACATTCACGCTACAAATGCATTTGCGTTCATCATCGCCCTGCTCTCGATTGGTGGCTTGGCCGTTGCTACGGTAATCCCTCAATGGAGGACCACGCGCCTCCTTACCTTCAATCGCAACGCCAGAAACATCACGGTGTACGATGGCCTGTGGACCAAGTGCGTACGGCAGGACAGCTACAGCGGTTGTTACTACTTTGACTCGGAGTGGTACACTAAAGTGGACCAACTGGACCTGAGGCTCCTCCAGTTCTGTCTACCAGCAG GTCTCTTCTTCTCTGGCCTGGCTTTGCTGATCTGTCTGACGGGCATGTGCAAGACGGCGTGCTGTTCCAAAACGCCGGACAACGTGAAGACGAGCCGGTGCCTAGTGAACAGCTCGggctgccacctagtggcgggGGTGCTGCTCCTGCTGGCCGGCGCCCTGGCCATGCCCCCGTCTGTCTGGTTCCTCTTCCACACCCGCGCCCTGAGCCAACGCTACGCCGACATGTTTGCGGTGGAGTTTGCCGTGTACGTGGCCATCGGCAGCGCCGGAGGCCTCGTGTTTGCCTCCCTGCTGATGTTCATGTGGTACTGCATGTGCAAGAAACTGCCCTCGCCGTTCTGGCTGCCCCTGCCCGAAGTGCCCGACCTGACGCCCGGCCTCTCCGCCCAGCCCCTCGTGGCCAATGGCCTTCCCGCGCCCGTGACCTACGCGCCCCAGTCCTTCCCCCCTGCTGTGCTGGACGCCCCATCCTTCGTTCCCATGCAGGGGTACCCCCAGGGTGTCCCCAGCCAGCCTGTGCCACCGCAGGTCTACATGGCTCAGATGTCGGTCCCTGACGGCTACGGATCTGAAGCGGGAGCCTCGCAGGCCTACAGCTACGCCCCTTCGCAGACCTACGCCCCTTCGCAGACCTACGCCCCCTCCCAAAGCTACGCCGGAGGTACGCAGAGGTACGCTGGGCACCGGCACTCCTCGCGATCGCGGCACTCTGGGCTTGAGATCGACATTCCCCTCTTAACAGAGTAA